In one Paenibacillus sp. JQZ6Y-1 genomic region, the following are encoded:
- a CDS encoding cupin, translating to MHIFQFGQQSGKHIDKFNSNFIISRIMQYTGSLHMNCVYLEQDGVIGYHQAPIPQLLLIMNGKGQVKGNDDVFIDIQQGDAVYWEKDEWHETKTTSGMTAIMIESEQLDLSHLQLMSNKA from the coding sequence GTGCATATTTTTCAATTTGGTCAACAATCAGGAAAACATATCGATAAGTTCAATTCAAACTTTATTATTTCTCGCATTATGCAATACACTGGATCATTACATATGAATTGTGTTTACCTTGAACAGGATGGCGTAATTGGATATCATCAGGCTCCTATACCTCAATTATTACTCATTATGAATGGTAAAGGACAAGTGAAGGGGAATGACGACGTATTCATCGACATTCAACAAGGAGACGCTGTCTATTGGGAAAAGGATGAATGGCATGAAACTAAAACAACCTCTGGCATGACTGCGATTATGATTGAAAGTGAGCAGTTGGATTTATCTCATTTGCAGTTGATGTCTAATAAAGCATAA
- a CDS encoding sensor histidine kinase: MQNSHHFSGIAREARKITVLWIFIIQIGVSIIVTVARQSPVHVGLLMLVLFAFMIMNWFFDRFSQKWVWLYFTVQVLLSVSTIYFSHYGYALVQLGLYPLLAGQFLYAYYDKVKMFFFMALGYAIVLWYTLSTDGISGLALSLSLVTVMNIIVISIVNLMLRQYYARVRTQNFLEELEQAHRQVEELTVANERQRMARDLHDTLAQGLVGIIMQLEAVHVHLGKDNVGRAREIVSSSMDNARTTLAEAREVIDNLRLQSTDDTDFGHLLQNEVNRFQAATGIAMHTDLSIPQELSPLQMEHSLHIVRECLTNIARHAEAHYAALWLGAQDDHMLIRVVDDGRGLDTSQIGKQPGHYGLLGIRERVRIMYGNLNIMPNKPKGTIIEIEIPLR; the protein is encoded by the coding sequence ATGCAGAACAGTCATCATTTTTCGGGAATCGCTCGTGAAGCCAGAAAAATCACCGTACTCTGGATATTCATTATTCAGATCGGAGTCAGCATTATCGTGACCGTTGCCAGACAAAGCCCAGTGCATGTAGGGCTTTTGATGCTGGTGCTGTTTGCGTTTATGATTATGAACTGGTTTTTTGATCGATTTTCGCAAAAATGGGTATGGCTTTATTTTACCGTTCAGGTATTACTGAGCGTATCCACCATCTATTTTTCCCATTATGGTTATGCACTGGTACAGCTCGGCTTGTATCCGCTGCTGGCAGGGCAATTTCTGTATGCGTATTACGACAAAGTGAAAATGTTCTTTTTCATGGCGCTTGGCTACGCGATTGTATTATGGTACACGCTCTCAACAGACGGCATATCGGGTCTTGCCTTATCGCTATCGCTGGTAACGGTTATGAACATTATTGTCATCAGCATCGTGAATTTGATGCTGCGGCAATATTATGCACGCGTGCGTACCCAGAATTTCCTTGAAGAACTGGAACAGGCACATCGGCAGGTGGAGGAATTGACCGTTGCGAACGAACGCCAGCGGATGGCGCGTGATTTGCATGATACATTGGCGCAGGGATTGGTCGGCATCATCATGCAACTGGAAGCGGTACATGTACATCTTGGCAAAGACAATGTTGGTCGCGCACGCGAGATCGTCTCATCTTCTATGGACAATGCGAGAACCACGCTAGCAGAAGCGCGCGAGGTCATTGACAACCTGCGGTTGCAATCGACGGATGATACTGATTTTGGTCATCTGCTACAAAATGAAGTGAATCGTTTTCAGGCAGCAACTGGTATCGCTATGCACACAGACCTTTCCATTCCGCAGGAGCTGTCTCCACTGCAAATGGAGCATAGTCTGCATATTGTGCGCGAATGTCTAACCAATATTGCGCGTCATGCGGAAGCGCATTATGCAGCTCTATGGTTAGGTGCGCAGGACGATCATATGCTCATTCGCGTCGTTGACGATGGACGTGGGCTGGATACGTCGCAAATTGGCAAGCAGCCCGGTCATTATGGTCTACTCGGCATCCGCGAGCGGGTACGTATTATGTATGGCAATTTGAATATTATGCCTAATAAGCCAAAGGGCACGATTATCGAGATTGAGATTCCGCTCAGATAG
- the cyoE gene encoding heme o synthase, with product MKNQTGQVAQTNVQVNSFPAIFFATIKTGIIKSNLIAMFAGLSMAIYVFNLSFFEHIGAIILAFIGSSLVIGSAGAFNNLYDRDIDAIMERTKTRPTVTGKMDAPNGLAIGTTMALIGVALLYVSSPLAALFGFLGLFLYVVPYTMWTKRKTIYNTEVGSLSGAVPPLIGWAAVSSDLGHWEIWALVVTMLLWQMPHFYAIAIRRFDEYKAASVPMLPVVKGLKRTYAQTNFYLVLLVLSSFMFWPLSPYIAGVAFVLSTAWLVFSFKSYDKTNVGPWAKKMFIFSLNHITLLFLIIIAFSLIAEWLR from the coding sequence ATGAAAAATCAAACAGGTCAAGTTGCACAAACAAATGTTCAGGTAAATTCGTTTCCTGCCATCTTTTTTGCTACGATCAAAACGGGGATCATCAAATCCAATCTGATTGCGATGTTCGCCGGTTTGAGCATGGCAATCTACGTATTCAATCTTTCATTTTTTGAGCATATTGGGGCGATCATTCTGGCTTTTATCGGCTCCTCGCTCGTAATCGGCTCTGCCGGTGCATTCAACAATCTGTATGACCGCGATATTGATGCGATCATGGAACGTACCAAAACACGACCAACCGTAACCGGCAAAATGGACGCGCCAAACGGTCTGGCAATCGGAACGACCATGGCGCTGATCGGTGTGGCGCTGTTGTATGTTAGCTCTCCGCTAGCTGCACTGTTCGGATTCCTCGGATTGTTCCTGTACGTGGTTCCTTATACTATGTGGACCAAACGCAAAACGATCTACAATACCGAAGTAGGTAGCTTGTCCGGTGCTGTACCTCCATTGATCGGTTGGGCAGCAGTATCAAGCGATCTGGGACATTGGGAAATCTGGGCGCTCGTTGTTACTATGCTGCTCTGGCAGATGCCTCACTTCTACGCAATTGCGATTCGTCGCTTCGACGAATACAAAGCAGCTAGCGTACCGATGCTGCCAGTGGTAAAAGGTCTGAAACGCACCTATGCACAAACGAACTTCTATCTGGTATTGCTCGTACTGTCCAGCTTCATGTTCTGGCCACTTAGCCCGTACATCGCTGGCGTTGCATTCGTACTCAGCACCGCATGGCTCGTCTTCAGCTTCAAAAGCTATGACAAAACGAATGTTGGTCCATGGGCGAAGAAAATGTTTATTTTCTCCCTCAACCACATCACTCTGCTGTTCCTGATCATCATCGCCTTCTCGCTGATTGCGGAATGGTTGAGATAA
- a CDS encoding efflux RND transporter permease subunit — protein sequence MIKYFVQKRKITILFFVMLIIFGVAQVSQLPKQLMPDVIIKTATVTTTYAGATPELMEQTVTEVLEQKIKEVTNLKTISSTSSNGVSSITVQAEDDADATDTWNELRRKVEDAQAQLPQDADAPVVNDNLTQSFVKSYAIYGKSKEDLYALNNLMTTWQSQLRSVPGITQVSIAGIPDQQVRIDVNMSKLQQYGISWETVQQAIQGENNRVPTGDLTYDDRTYQITVDKSTDYKEFNSIVVSQNDNSIPVYLKDVATVELGKATETQLSYYNGSPAISLDISSQTGSDVPTMEHRLNTKMASLEKTLPSNVKIEPLFAQNDEVDRIFKDLIKEMLIAIAAVILICTLGMNWLTAGFVALAIPISIALGLIFLPGLGITLNQITIVGLIIVLGILVDDAVVVNDNIERRLSTLGESPTDAAIKGTKEVSVSIITATLATISAFVPLMLLQGDMGSFIRPIPTVISLCMLASMIMSLTIIPIFRQWYEERQLERGKRRQDRPAGILGRQIQAISNGYAHRLMPRVLKKPLLIALIGLIVSTGIYGLAAATPVELFPTSEDPRITVSVSLPSGTSLQETNKVMQSMAVWVGKQNEVDKTSYAAGGGAPLLFSGIGSGGGGSTNTGQILVTGKTGMDVEQVTEQWSDQLKQLYPGIEISVKGAALGVSVGKPVSIRIAGDDLDELRSLTNQIKQVISETSGTYGITDTMGNDNYALDFVVNKQAMDRYKVSYNDLTQTLLMMGSGINVGDFDNGQDLVDIKLYMNDAASSSPNKLLQQVNVTNSAGTQVPLSQIVQMKPGFTIQQINRYDLQRVNTIEADVNGRTATEVMGDITPKLEQMNFPEGYTWEVGGETSDQADTFGDLGQLFVVAVFIIFILIVIQFYSLSIPFIIMTTVYLAAAGAVLGLFITQTPIGFMAIMGIIALAGIVVRNGIVLIEFIEDARREGMELKEAVIQAASARFRPILLTSLTAIVGMIPIATIGELLFRPLGVVIIFGLIFSTILTLFVVPSLYMVVAQWKEKRHIRKAERKQQRLEKRKQQLTP from the coding sequence ATGATTAAATATTTTGTCCAAAAGCGCAAAATCACCATTCTGTTCTTCGTGATGCTCATCATCTTCGGTGTCGCACAGGTCAGCCAGTTGCCCAAGCAGCTAATGCCGGACGTAATTATTAAAACAGCTACCGTCACAACGACCTACGCTGGGGCTACACCGGAGTTGATGGAGCAGACGGTAACCGAAGTGCTAGAACAGAAGATCAAGGAAGTAACCAATCTCAAGACGATCTCTTCTACGTCTAGCAATGGCGTATCCAGCATTACCGTACAAGCGGAGGATGATGCTGACGCGACGGATACATGGAATGAGCTGCGCCGTAAGGTTGAGGATGCACAGGCGCAATTGCCACAGGATGCCGATGCACCAGTCGTCAATGACAATCTAACACAGTCGTTTGTCAAATCATACGCCATTTATGGCAAAAGCAAAGAAGACCTGTATGCACTCAATAATCTAATGACGACTTGGCAAAGTCAGCTGCGTTCCGTTCCCGGCATTACTCAAGTGTCTATCGCCGGTATTCCCGATCAGCAGGTACGCATCGATGTAAACATGTCCAAATTGCAGCAATATGGCATCTCATGGGAAACGGTGCAGCAAGCCATTCAGGGCGAGAACAACCGTGTACCTACAGGTGATCTCACCTATGATGATCGTACCTACCAGATTACGGTGGATAAATCGACAGATTACAAGGAGTTCAATTCCATCGTCGTTTCTCAAAACGATAATAGTATCCCTGTCTACCTGAAGGATGTTGCCACTGTTGAGCTGGGTAAAGCTACCGAAACTCAGCTTAGCTACTACAATGGCAGCCCAGCAATCTCGCTCGATATTAGTAGCCAAACCGGGTCTGATGTACCGACTATGGAACATCGTCTCAATACAAAGATGGCTTCGCTGGAAAAAACATTACCAAGCAATGTCAAAATAGAACCATTATTTGCCCAGAATGACGAAGTGGATCGCATTTTCAAAGATTTGATTAAGGAAATGCTGATCGCGATTGCTGCCGTTATTCTGATTTGTACGCTTGGCATGAACTGGCTGACTGCTGGCTTCGTTGCACTGGCGATTCCAATCTCTATCGCACTCGGCTTGATCTTCCTGCCGGGACTCGGTATTACGCTCAATCAGATTACCATTGTCGGTCTGATTATCGTACTGGGGATTCTGGTCGATGATGCGGTCGTCGTCAATGACAATATCGAACGGCGACTATCCACTCTCGGAGAGAGCCCAACTGACGCAGCGATCAAAGGAACGAAAGAGGTCTCCGTATCGATCATCACGGCGACGCTGGCGACAATTTCGGCATTTGTGCCTTTGATGCTATTGCAGGGAGATATGGGTTCCTTTATCCGTCCGATTCCGACGGTTATCTCGCTCTGTATGCTCGCGTCGATGATCATGTCGTTAACGATCATTCCAATCTTCCGTCAATGGTATGAAGAACGCCAATTGGAACGCGGCAAGCGTCGTCAGGATCGCCCTGCTGGGATACTTGGTCGTCAGATTCAAGCAATTAGCAATGGCTATGCCCATAGGCTGATGCCGCGTGTATTGAAAAAACCGCTTCTGATTGCACTGATCGGTCTGATTGTTAGCACGGGCATTTACGGATTGGCGGCAGCTACACCAGTAGAGCTGTTCCCAACCTCCGAAGATCCGCGCATTACCGTGAGCGTCTCTCTGCCATCTGGCACATCGCTACAGGAAACAAACAAAGTGATGCAAAGCATGGCAGTATGGGTTGGCAAGCAAAATGAGGTAGACAAGACTTCCTATGCAGCTGGCGGTGGAGCACCCCTACTATTTAGCGGGATTGGTAGTGGTGGAGGCGGCAGCACTAACACCGGTCAGATTCTCGTGACTGGTAAAACGGGCATGGATGTGGAGCAAGTAACTGAGCAATGGTCTGATCAGCTCAAGCAGCTATATCCGGGCATTGAAATCTCTGTTAAAGGTGCTGCGCTTGGCGTGTCCGTCGGTAAGCCGGTATCGATCCGTATCGCTGGCGACGATCTGGACGAACTGCGGAGTCTGACAAATCAGATCAAGCAGGTGATCAGTGAAACGTCTGGCACGTATGGGATTACCGATACGATGGGCAATGATAACTATGCATTGGATTTTGTCGTGAATAAACAGGCGATGGATCGTTATAAAGTCAGCTATAATGATCTGACTCAGACCCTACTTATGATGGGTAGCGGCATCAATGTCGGTGACTTTGATAATGGACAGGATTTGGTGGACATCAAGCTGTATATGAACGATGCAGCGTCCTCTAGCCCGAATAAGCTGCTGCAACAGGTGAATGTCACGAATAGCGCAGGTACACAGGTTCCATTATCGCAAATCGTACAAATGAAACCCGGCTTTACGATTCAGCAGATTAACCGCTACGATCTGCAACGTGTGAATACGATTGAAGCAGACGTGAATGGTCGCACCGCTACCGAAGTCATGGGCGATATTACACCGAAGCTGGAACAAATGAATTTTCCTGAAGGCTATACATGGGAAGTAGGAGGAGAAACATCCGATCAGGCGGATACCTTCGGCGATCTAGGGCAATTGTTCGTCGTCGCCGTATTCATTATTTTCATCTTGATTGTCATTCAATTCTACTCGCTATCGATTCCGTTTATTATTATGACTACCGTGTATTTGGCAGCCGCAGGTGCAGTCCTTGGACTGTTTATTACGCAGACACCGATTGGATTTATGGCGATCATGGGGATTATCGCACTCGCTGGTATCGTCGTCCGAAACGGAATTGTATTGATCGAATTTATCGAAGATGCAAGGCGTGAAGGCATGGAGCTAAAAGAAGCGGTGATTCAAGCAGCATCTGCGCGTTTCCGTCCGATCCTGCTTACTTCGCTAACGGCAATCGTTGGTATGATTCCCATTGCTACCATCGGTGAACTACTATTCCGTCCGCTTGGCGTTGTTATTATCTTCGGTCTGATCTTCTCAACCATCCTAACTCTGTTCGTCGTGCCATCGTTGTATATGGTCGTCGCACAATGGAAAGAGAAGCGTCATATTCGCAAGGCGGAGCGCAAACAGCAACGACTTGAGAAACGTAAGCAGCAATTGACACCGTAA
- a CDS encoding response regulator transcription factor → MKYQVLIVDDHFVVREGLKLILETSDDYQVVGEAENGQVAVRLALELQPDVILMDLNMPVMDGLEAMQQLQQQQCTIPVVILTTYNEDDLMVKGLAMGARGYLLKDSKRENLFRTLDSAIRGETLLQPEIMQTVFQARGKAMAPAPTVRTASASGYSAILLSEREKVVLQAIAHGHRSKDIAFDMGISERTVKAHLTSIYNKLGVDSRAQAVAIAIEKGIVHL, encoded by the coding sequence ATGAAATATCAAGTACTGATCGTCGATGATCATTTTGTCGTTCGGGAAGGGCTGAAGCTGATTCTAGAAACGAGTGATGACTATCAGGTTGTCGGTGAGGCAGAGAACGGGCAGGTCGCTGTTCGGCTTGCATTGGAGCTGCAACCAGATGTGATTTTGATGGATCTGAATATGCCCGTGATGGATGGGCTGGAAGCGATGCAGCAGCTGCAACAGCAGCAGTGCACCATTCCGGTTGTTATTTTGACTACGTATAACGAGGACGATCTGATGGTGAAAGGGCTGGCGATGGGGGCGCGCGGATATTTGCTCAAGGATTCCAAGCGCGAGAATCTGTTCCGCACGCTGGATTCGGCGATTCGCGGCGAGACGCTGCTACAGCCTGAGATTATGCAGACTGTCTTTCAAGCGCGCGGCAAAGCGATGGCACCCGCACCAACAGTACGCACAGCCAGTGCCTCCGGCTACAGCGCGATTCTATTATCTGAACGCGAAAAGGTCGTTTTACAGGCGATTGCGCATGGACATCGCAGCAAGGATATCGCCTTTGATATGGGCATCTCCGAGCGGACGGTTAAGGCGCATTTGACGAGCATTTACAATAAGCTTGGTGTCGATTCCCGTGCGCAGGCAGTAGCGATTGCGATTGAGAAGGGGATCGTTCATCTGTAA
- a CDS encoding MarR family transcriptional regulator yields the protein MDKQEQVMQEFRDVFNKMVWLNKSKMEVSLRGHTPSEVHCLEYIGKYEDPNVTRLAEAFYMTRSAISKMTKKLMEKGLIESYQKAENKKEIYFRLTPKGKAVDQIHEELHREFQERDQPVFAQITDAQYDGMLRFIDHYSRHLDEQIRKMEDDPKHIASANS from the coding sequence ATGGACAAGCAGGAACAGGTGATGCAGGAGTTCCGCGATGTATTCAATAAAATGGTATGGCTGAATAAGAGTAAGATGGAAGTCAGTCTCAGAGGGCATACACCTTCGGAAGTACACTGCCTTGAATATATCGGCAAATACGAAGATCCTAATGTAACGCGACTGGCAGAGGCTTTTTACATGACTCGCAGCGCAATCAGTAAAATGACCAAAAAGCTGATGGAGAAAGGCTTGATCGAAAGCTACCAGAAAGCGGAGAACAAAAAGGAAATCTACTTCCGATTGACGCCGAAGGGCAAAGCGGTTGACCAGATTCATGAGGAGCTACACCGAGAGTTTCAGGAGCGCGACCAACCCGTATTTGCACAGATTACGGATGCACAATACGACGGTATGCTCCGCTTTATCGACCATTACAGTCGTCATCTAGATGAACAGATTCGGAAAATGGAAGACGATCCCAAGCATATTGCTTCAGCTAATAGCTAA
- a CDS encoding MFS transporter, whose product MNKQALIFGLVAVFLCGIGFSIIMPVVPFLVQPYVHSPEQQATIVTFLLSVYAFCVFIASPGLGALSDRFGRRPVLLICLFGSAIGYIVFGIGGALWVLFLGRIIEGLTGGSIGTIFAYFADITPREQRTKYFGWVGAMTGVGIVIGPTIGGLLATFGYAVPMYVGAAITLVTLIYGLIYMPESLDARHRLPRITASRLNPFTQLFSVLSIRHLQRLLLSAFLLWIPNGSLQAIFSQFTIDNFHWQPTVIGLIFSIIGIQDIVSQGLIMPRLLKRMSDSQIATLGMMSEIVGYLFIAASAIFSFYPLLILGMLAFGFGDSIFGPSFNGMLSKSAEANEQGRIQGGSQSIQSLARIVGPIVGGQIYVSLGHTAPAFMGVVLISLAILILYRGRKAYT is encoded by the coding sequence GTGAACAAACAAGCACTCATTTTCGGTCTAGTTGCCGTATTTCTATGCGGTATTGGCTTCAGTATTATCATGCCAGTGGTTCCGTTTCTCGTTCAGCCTTATGTTCATTCACCAGAGCAGCAGGCAACCATCGTTACGTTCCTTTTATCCGTATATGCTTTTTGCGTATTCATCGCTTCGCCGGGGCTAGGTGCATTAAGTGATCGCTTTGGTCGTCGTCCAGTACTGCTTATTTGTCTATTCGGCTCTGCTATTGGCTATATCGTATTCGGTATCGGTGGGGCGCTATGGGTGTTATTTCTCGGACGCATCATTGAAGGGCTGACGGGTGGCAGTATCGGTACGATCTTCGCTTACTTTGCAGATATTACTCCGCGTGAGCAGCGTACGAAGTACTTTGGCTGGGTCGGTGCTATGACAGGCGTAGGTATCGTTATTGGTCCCACGATTGGTGGTCTGCTTGCTACATTCGGCTATGCTGTACCGATGTATGTTGGCGCTGCGATCACGCTCGTCACCCTGATCTACGGTCTGATCTATATGCCGGAAAGTCTGGATGCACGCCATCGCTTACCCCGCATAACTGCTTCTCGCCTGAACCCCTTTACTCAGTTATTCAGTGTACTATCGATTCGACATTTGCAGCGGTTGCTGCTCTCGGCATTTCTGCTGTGGATTCCCAACGGCTCGCTGCAAGCGATCTTCTCCCAATTCACCATCGACAATTTCCACTGGCAACCAACTGTAATCGGTCTGATTTTCTCCATCATCGGTATTCAGGATATTGTCTCGCAAGGGCTGATTATGCCGCGTCTACTGAAAAGGATGAGCGATTCACAGATTGCCACGCTGGGCATGATGTCGGAAATCGTAGGCTATCTGTTCATTGCAGCATCAGCGATCTTCAGCTTCTATCCGCTGCTTATACTGGGTATGCTTGCCTTTGGCTTCGGTGATTCGATCTTCGGTCCATCCTTTAATGGGATGTTATCCAAATCCGCAGAAGCGAACGAACAGGGACGCATCCAAGGCGGTAGTCAGTCGATTCAATCCTTGGCACGTATTGTCGGTCCCATTGTCGGCGGTCAGATCTATGTCTCACTCGGTCATACAGCTCCCGCATTCATGGGGGTTGTGCTCATCAGTCTTGCCATTCTGATACTATATCGCGGACGTAAGGCGTACACATAA
- a CDS encoding efflux RND transporter periplasmic adaptor subunit, with product MNRKWSIAFTSVVLVASLAACSSEPAAVAPTTSTVQMTTVKKQPLHTNYDLSGTSIAYEQTPVSFQTAGTVLSVSKDIGDTVSKGEVLARLDTSDLQLSLQNAQEDVSAAAASLASAKASLSDARAGQQAAAAGVSSAQAKLESARISEQDVQSGARSQELAQAQNAVNQAQTAYNQAKTEATRSQTLLDNGLMTQQDYEQAQTALSDAQTALSDAQEKLSLTQEGSSTADRAKAASAVKEAQVGIQSAQASVEQANAAVSKANAGVEQSQAAYDQKVVAVQTAKLNLSRASMKAPAAGTILEKNLSVGQSVSAGGGGGSNGSSPLFQIGDISKLKVQLPVADSDIASWKVGQQVSVQLYNDVRTGKVTSLSPQTNENTGSINVEVVISNPQRDWKPGQVVNASRQTSAQQGILLPTAAVISSGSQPYVFKAVNGKAVQTNVKLGEVYNNQYQITSGLKVGDTVVTSGADRLFNGDEIKVGSSESSATGGNATGTNTSSSPAVSNNGAGSEAGAQ from the coding sequence ATGAATAGGAAATGGTCCATAGCCTTCACATCCGTGGTGCTGGTTGCCAGTTTGGCAGCTTGCTCCAGCGAACCAGCGGCGGTAGCGCCGACAACAAGTACAGTGCAGATGACAACGGTCAAAAAACAGCCGCTCCATACGAACTACGATCTGTCCGGTACATCAATCGCGTATGAGCAGACCCCCGTCTCCTTTCAGACGGCGGGAACCGTATTGAGCGTGAGCAAGGATATTGGCGATACCGTCAGCAAGGGCGAAGTGCTTGCCCGATTGGATACGTCGGATCTGCAATTATCTCTGCAAAATGCACAGGAGGATGTATCCGCAGCCGCCGCTTCATTGGCAAGTGCGAAGGCATCCTTGAGCGATGCTCGCGCCGGGCAACAAGCTGCCGCAGCAGGTGTATCTTCGGCACAGGCAAAGCTGGAAAGCGCCCGTATCAGTGAGCAGGATGTTCAATCTGGCGCTCGTTCACAGGAGCTTGCACAGGCGCAAAATGCGGTAAATCAGGCACAAACCGCTTACAACCAAGCGAAGACCGAAGCGACCCGTTCACAGACACTACTGGATAACGGTCTGATGACACAGCAGGATTATGAACAAGCACAAACAGCGCTGTCCGATGCACAAACCGCACTCTCGGACGCGCAGGAGAAGCTGTCCCTCACCCAAGAAGGCTCTAGCACCGCAGACCGTGCCAAGGCTGCTTCTGCTGTAAAAGAAGCGCAGGTCGGCATCCAAAGCGCACAGGCAAGTGTCGAGCAAGCCAATGCAGCGGTCAGCAAGGCAAATGCAGGCGTGGAGCAATCGCAAGCGGCATATGATCAGAAGGTCGTCGCTGTACAAACCGCCAAGCTGAATCTATCCCGTGCCAGCATGAAAGCACCAGCCGCCGGTACCATTCTGGAAAAAAATCTGTCTGTCGGTCAATCCGTAAGTGCAGGCGGCGGTGGAGGCAGTAACGGCAGCTCACCCTTGTTCCAGATCGGCGATATTAGCAAGCTAAAAGTGCAGCTTCCTGTTGCTGATAGCGATATTGCTAGCTGGAAAGTCGGTCAGCAGGTAAGCGTACAGCTGTACAACGATGTACGTACCGGCAAAGTAACTAGCCTTAGCCCACAAACGAATGAAAATACCGGCTCAATCAACGTCGAAGTTGTGATCAGCAACCCGCAGCGTGACTGGAAGCCGGGGCAGGTAGTGAATGCATCTCGTCAAACCTCTGCACAGCAGGGCATTCTGCTGCCAACCGCAGCCGTCATCAGCTCTGGCAGTCAGCCTTATGTATTCAAGGCAGTCAACGGCAAAGCGGTACAAACAAACGTCAAGCTTGGCGAAGTATACAACAACCAATATCAGATTACAAGTGGACTGAAAGTTGGCGATACAGTCGTCACCAGCGGTGCTGACCGTCTGTTCAACGGAGACGAGATCAAGGTCGGCAGCTCCGAATCCAGTGCAACCGGTGGCAATGCTACCGGCACGAATACAAGCAGCAGCCCCGCAGTCTCCAACAATGGAGCTGGCAGTGAGGCTGGTGCGCAATGA
- a CDS encoding MDR family MFS transporter, with translation MIAKHLTAIHPLAWTVIIGTVFGRLVTSMSIPFLAIYLTSTLGIAATETGFIIAASSLAGVAVSFYGGYISDRIGRKKVMLFSAFFWALVFFGFAAANQIWMFFVVNVLNGICRAVFEPASRALLSETTPPEHKLLVFNLRYAAINIGVVFGPIIGLQLGSAKSTFPFLIAGLVYIVYGIVLMIQFAAHRDVANVTTSTDVAKPRLAEALRVTTSDRIFLFVLIGTIFCVLGYGHFSSTLAQYLSLTPDLQNGSTIFSYMLAANAAIVLIVQYPVVRFARRFRPIIPLIMGNLLVAVSLLIFGFSHNLISFLVGVFVFTIGEVLMFTMMDILIDHIAHPDWKGTYFGTIGFNNIGNVLAPITGGVLLDHYASQGGWMVFVPLALLTAVGLPFLFVAHRRLTIRDQQQAEQQETSLPEKRSAARA, from the coding sequence ATGATTGCCAAACATCTTACCGCTATTCATCCTCTCGCTTGGACCGTTATTATCGGAACGGTATTCGGGCGCCTCGTCACTTCCATGAGCATTCCGTTTCTGGCGATCTACCTCACTTCAACGCTTGGCATTGCCGCTACGGAAACAGGATTCATTATCGCCGCCAGTTCATTGGCAGGTGTAGCTGTCAGCTTCTACGGTGGGTACATATCAGACCGAATCGGACGCAAAAAGGTGATGCTATTCTCCGCCTTTTTCTGGGCACTTGTCTTTTTCGGCTTTGCAGCAGCAAATCAGATTTGGATGTTCTTTGTTGTTAATGTGCTGAACGGCATCTGCCGCGCGGTATTTGAGCCAGCATCGCGAGCGTTATTGTCAGAAACGACTCCACCAGAGCACAAGCTGCTCGTCTTCAATCTGCGATATGCTGCGATCAACATCGGTGTTGTGTTTGGACCGATTATCGGATTACAGCTCGGCTCGGCGAAATCGACCTTTCCTTTTTTAATCGCTGGATTAGTGTACATTGTATATGGCATCGTGCTAATGATTCAATTTGCTGCTCACCGCGATGTAGCGAATGTAACAACGTCAACTGACGTAGCAAAGCCTCGGCTTGCTGAAGCATTGCGTGTGACGACCTCTGACCGCATTTTCTTATTTGTGCTGATTGGTACGATCTTCTGCGTGCTTGGCTACGGTCACTTTAGTTCTACCTTAGCGCAATATTTGTCATTGACGCCTGACTTGCAAAATGGCAGTACGATCTTCTCCTACATGCTAGCTGCCAATGCTGCCATTGTACTGATTGTGCAGTATCCGGTGGTGCGTTTTGCTCGTCGATTCCGTCCGATTATACCGCTCATCATGGGGAATCTGCTTGTTGCGGTATCCCTGCTTATTTTCGGATTCTCGCATAATCTGATCTCATTTCTTGTTGGGGTATTCGTGTTCACCATCGGTGAAGTATTGATGTTCACCATGATGGATATATTGATCGATCATATCGCCCATCCCGATTGGAAAGGTACGTACTTCGGAACGATTGGATTTAACAATATCGGTAATGTGCTAGCACCAATTACTGGTGGCGTGCTGCTGGATCACTATGCTTCGCAGGGTGGCTGGATGGTATTCGTCCCACTTGCTCTGTTAACTGCGGTCGGTCTGCCGTTCCTGTTCGTTGCTCACCGCCGCTTAACGATTCGCGATCAGCAACAGGCAGAGCAGCAGGAAACATCGCTTCCAGAGAAACGAAGCGCCGCTCGCGCATAG